The following is a genomic window from Mus pahari chromosome 1, PAHARI_EIJ_v1.1, whole genome shotgun sequence.
taagctacctctccagctccacaatagaatgttttaaatatttaaaccatATTACCTGTCTTTTCTTATCATCTTCCCTTGTCCTcagcatctcactgtgtaacctGTCTGACCACAAGTTcctgtgtagtccaggttggccttgaactcactcagaaatccacctgccactgcctcagAAGTGCTGAGCTTAAAGGTGCCCACTGCCATGCCgggctttcttctctttttaaagatgtttagaCAAGATCTTGTGTAGCCAAGGATTAAGCTcatgatccttttgcctctgcctccaaagcgttgggattataggcacggGTCACCGTGCTtgaacactcattcattcattcactcatttcttTATACACTCAATCATTGTGAATGCATCTGTCACATGTGGAAGACAAAGGACAATTTGCATTgttagttttctcctttcttccatgtactccctgggattgaactcaagttatCAAGCTTAGTGTCaaatacctttacctgctgagccatctcaccagctctctctctctctctctctctctctctctctctctctctctctctcttatccatccatctatccatccatctatctatccatctatctatccatccatccatccatctatcatctatctatccatccatccatttatctatctatcatctatctatccatccatccgtctatctgtccatccatccatccatctatctatcatctatctatccatccatccatctacctttATAcaatttgtcttgttttgctttgctttccgagacagggtctttcaATACGGCCCTGGCTGAGCTGGagctcattgtgtagaccaggatcTCTGAGAACTCAACAGGGATCTGTTGAAGTTACGCCTGGTTCTGCTTCCCGGcctcatgctcccagaaataagactcagactcaaagtatatttacaaataccttggttatatagctaggctcttctctgactagatcataacttaagaTAACCCATTTGCTTTAACCTACATCCTGCCACGtagctggttacctgtgctcagggacCATGTGCCCGTCTCCTCACGTCTTCCTGGGCAGATCTCCCTgcgcctggctctatcccagaatcctttctcctctcagatgtTCCACCTCTATTTCCTGTCTAAGCCATAAgccataggtttttgtttttgtttttgttttgttttgttttgtttttcagacagggtttctctgtttagccctggctgtcctggaactcactctgtagaccaggctggccttgaactcagaaatccacctgtctctgcctcccaagtgctgggattaaaggcatgtgacatcactgcccagcaagacATAGGTTTTTTAATGGATAGGTGATACATTGATACAATACATAAGTTATTCTCTctacagggatctgcctgcctctgcctcccaggggttgaaagcatgtgccaccatgttcagATGGGAAGGCAGTGTCTAATTCTGGAACCCAGACATGTCTTGACTAGTCTGATGAGGgaattcctcctccctcctcctctcaatTGCCAAGATCAGCGCCCTGCAGTTCTTCCCCTGGATCCGAGAGCGCGTGCTTCTGAACAATggggcacttgctgcttttgcctACTGAGTTAGTTCTTCATCAGACCTGGGTCTCTAGAACGACCACATTCTTGGTCAACACACTTGTCCCTTGGTGCTCCTAAGTGATTGGATACAGGAACCCCGGGGGATACAGACATCTGGAGATGCTGGAGTCCCTCATACAGAATGCTCATGGGGCCACACACACGTTCCTTTTAAATCCTCTCCAGATGACAATCAGGCTACATTCATTGTAACTGAGATACtatttgggtttttgtgtgtTGTTTAGCAGAGTGTGACAAGGAGAATCTTGGGCATGTTAAGTCTAGACACAAGGTGGGTTTGGAGCTTTTGAACATGTTCCATTAGAGGTTGGTAGTATGCATGAATGCAGAGATTCTGGGCACAGAGGGCTGAAATTACATTcatgtcttgatttttttgttttttgtttgtttgcttgttttgagacagggcttctctgtgtagccctccctggctgacctggaatccTGTAATCAAGCGAGCCTTGATCTCAGCAAtgagcttgcctctgccttctaagtgctgattaaaggtgtgtgccaccacgctaaactttttatttttatttttatttttttaaaatatttatttatttattatatgtaagtacacttcagacactccagaagagggagtcagatcttgttacggatggttatgagcaaccatgtggttgctgggatttgaactccggaccttcagaagagcagtcgggtgctcttacccactgagccatctcaccagccctaaactttttatttttaagtgtgtgtgtgtgtgtgtgtgtgtgtgtgtgtgtgtgtgtgtggtacatatgtgcacatgagtgcaggtgtccacagaggccagaggcaccaGAACCCCTGGAGATtcagttccaggcagttgtgagtcatcaGGTGTGGGCGGGTCCTGTGAACTTCAAGAATAGCAAGGGCTCATAACAgctaagctatctctcctgcTCCATTCCCAACCCTCAACTCCCCACATCCCTCCCCGTAACCTATGGTCCTGTGAGAAGCTAACACTTAACACCAAAGTGGTGTTCTCTCTCGCTCTCgcgctcgctctcgctctcgctctcctTGTTTCACTGTGTCGTCCTGAATGACCTCAAACATATACATTTCCATATCTTGATGAAGTGATGCACTCttcgggctggaaagatggctggttcaggcggTAAAGTGCTAGCTGCACAagtatgaggaccagagttcgaatccccagaacccatgcaggaatgagcagaagccaggcatggcagcacgtGCTTGGAATCCAGTGCCAGGGAAGCATAACtaggaggatctctggggcaCACTGAACAGCCGGCATAGCCTAACAGACAAgccaaagcaaaaggaaaacaaaacaaggtggacagctaTGGAGGGGTGGCAGCTGAGGGTGATTCTCACCTCCACTGCACtcacactgcatgcacatgagcacacacacacacacatgcacacatgcacacacacacacatgcacgcacacacacacatgaacatatgcgccacacacacacatgcacacatacacacaaatcaagGCAGAAGTAACACGTGATGGGAGATCCACTAGAAATCAGTTTTGTGAGACAAAATTGCAAACTCTATGTTCAGTAGAAGTAGTCTTGCCCGGCCTCACCTCTCAGCTCTGGGTCTAACTACAGCCATCTTCCTAGGGGCCGGCTGCCAGGGGTAAAGCTTCCTCTCCAGCCTTGCATGTGCATCTCTTTTGTTaggggtttttgctttgttttgtttttgttttgttttttactatccTAGGCTGGTTTTGAACCAGATAGgtaggtagccaaggatgactttgaacttctgaccctcatgcctccactttctttctttcttttttttttttttttttttttttttttttggtttttcgagacagggtttctctgtgtagccctggctgtcctggaactcacNttttttggtttttcgagacagggtttctctgtgtagccctggctgtcctggaactcactttgtagaccaggctggcctcgaactcagaaattcgcctgcctctgcctcccaagtgctgggattaaaggtgtgcgccaccatgatGCCTGGCTATGCCTCCACTTTCtttgtgctgagattacaggagtgtgTGCACAACCACACTCAGAATAATatatgtgcttatttatttatttatttatttgcttacttacttACATTTTGGGattggagagagagatggctcagtgtttaagagcactgacttctctttcagacgacctgggtttgattcccagcacccacaatcatctgtaactccagttacaggggatctaatgtcctcttttggcctctgtaggcaccaggcatgtatctggtacacagacacacatgtgagcagaacacccatacacataataataattttaagactTACACACCCTAGGGTGGGCGTCAGAGACAAGTTGGAGGGTAAgttcttccttccaccatgtggttgctgggtatcaAGCTTATGTGTATAGGTTTAGAGCAGAGTGACTGTGCAGGTCCAATACTCTGTGTGATAataaattccttttgtttttttgccatATGAGATGAGTTCTTTCTTTGGATGTATGTGTGCCTGCGTGctgcatgcatttgtgtgagCTCTCATGTACACATAGAAGCCAAAGGTCAATACCATGTATCTCCCTCAGTTGATCGCTTTTTGAAatcacataattatttttattttatgcacttaCATGAGTGCtggcatgtacatatgtataccaAGGGTGTGCCTGGTGCTCGTGggagccacaagagggcatcgtATCCCTGGGATGGGAAATTATGACCGGTTGGGAGAcaccatgttggttctgggatcccaactcaagtcctctgcaggagtagcCAGTGCTACTAATTTCtgatgtctctccagccctgacctgtGTACtacacattttaatgttttttgttttttgtttttttgtttttttgtttttttggtttttcgagacagggtttctctgtgtagccctggctgtcctggaactcactctgtagaccaggctggcctcgaactcagaaattcacctgcctctgcctcccaagtgctgggattaaaggcatgcgccaccacaccgggcacattttaatgtttatgtaCTTTCTCACGTAtatacacgtgtgcatgtgtatgggggCCTGAAGTGCATGTTGAGTGTCTTCTCAATTTCTCTTTACCTTATTTTCTGAGCCAAGGTCTACAACTAGATCTGACGCTTGCCATTGCTAGATTGGCTGGTCCTTCGGATGTATCTGCTTCCAAAGTtcactgttactttttttttttttttttaaataagtcctGGGGATCAGATCTAAGGTTCTCACCTTTGTGCGACCTCTCCAGCCTGGTTTGGGTTTCTTGATACTATTATAGGAGATAGAATCCTGAATGAGAGCCCCATCTGTCCCAGAAACACTGTTAAAGGAGAGATGGATACACAGTGGGTATAGACTAGAGAGAGACCTCGAAGCATGTTTGTAAACACACGTGTACGTGGCCAGGCCACACAAGGACACATCTTTGTTTAGCCTCTGATTCACGGAGGTGGTCCCTTGGGTACGCATCACagaagacagatacacagacgCACACTCGAGTGTCCCCTGCACCACGCAGACATGCACACTCAGGCACAAGCCAACAGCCATTCAGGAATGAACACTCAAGACCACACATGACGGAAGAATCCAACTCCTCGCAGTTTATTGGCTTATGTCTGCATGAATtgtataaaagtagaaaaataaacccagcctgggctgcagctTCATAAAAGGTGAGAGGAAATAAATTAAGGCAGGGTGGGACTGAGTTTAGAGTCCAGAGTCCTGGATGGGCTGGGCCGGGCCACCGTACTCTGACACACTGGTCTCCACTGGCCACACACTTGAGGTCCCGGGTGAGCAGGCGAAAGAGGTTGAGGGTGACAGAGGCCTCCAGGCAGCCAGGGGTCTCCTGAAAGGACAGGGCTGGCTCAGGGTCTGCTGGgcctcagagctcccaggccCTGCAGATCCCAGGCCCCTGCCCAGACTCACCTTGCTCTGGGCCTCCTGGAGCCTGTGTAGCCAGCGGGAGAGGCGGCGGCTCGGGGGCCTGGGCTCTGCTGTGGGCTGAGGCTGTGTCTGTGGACAGAGGATGGGGACTGTGAGGCTGCTGCTGGGGCACAGGGGAAGCCCAAGTGGCTGGAGGCGCAATGGGGAGGAGACAGGGACCCAGGACTCACACAGGTCTGCAGCTGGGAGTGGATGTGGCTCAGTGTGCGAAGAGGCTGGCCCAGGATGGTGGCCAGGGCTGAGTCAGTCATGTTCTCCCAGACCTTCAGTGTCAGGGCCACCTCAGCCTGCAAGGCCTTGGGGCGCTCCTGGACCTGAGGTGAGGCAAGAAATAATAGGTGAGAGGGCTGAGGTAAGGGCTGGGGTAAGGGCTGGGAGTGTGGTTCTGAGGGTTTCACCAGAATCCTCCACTCATGAGTTGGAGGCATAGCACatggtagagtccctgcctagaatcccccagtgtgAAGTtggggggcgtggctcagtggtagatcacTTACCTAGCCTGTGTGAGCCCTCATTCGAGTCTCTCTCACCATACATACTTGTCCCAGTCCCCACAAAGCACAGTTAGGTTGGGCTGTGGGGCTATTGCCATGCAGGGGGAAGGTGGTGTAGGTCATTCAAGGGGACAGGTGATGAGTAGACAAGAGGGATCCAGAGAGCAGGGCACATGGGTAGAAATACCAACGGAGGGGATGCAGATGAGGaataaagggaagggagaagacaggTGAGGAGGCAAACAAGGTGGCAGCAAACAGGGAATCTGGGCTCGCAGAGGTTTGATAGAGCAGGGAGAAGAGACCAGGATTGGGAGGCGGGACCCGGGCGGGGGCGGGAACAGGGGCGGGGTTTGCATGGAAGGTTCTAGGAGATGAGAGTCAGAGGGCAGAGTCTGTGTGGGGGAAATAGGTAATAGAGGAGAGAAAACTCTTAGAAAGTTCTTAGAGGGGGGAAGCAGGAAGTGAGGCAGGGACTAGGGTGGCAGACAGGCTGGGACAGAaagaggagccaggcatggtgctccgtgcctgtgatcccagcatagttgggaggctgaggccaagTGAGGACCTTAAGACTGAGGTCAGCCTGCGCTACGAAGTGAGACTCTGTGTTCCCTTCCCTGAAAAAGGCGATGGGAATAAGCCGGCTAAGcatggaagaggcagaggcactgGAGGGACAAAGGAGCCACTTTAGGAGGAGAGGGGTATTTCACGGGGCAATTGTGACCGTGCTTCCAACTCACCTGCTGCTGGCCCAGGTCCCAGGCACTGGGAAAGGGGTTGGTGTTGCACCCAATGTCCTTCCGAAGCGATTCTTCCTGAAGGGCACAGGTTAGCCCGCACAAGAGAACTGGGGGCTAGTTCACAGCGGCAAGAGTGAGACAGCCTGGCAGGAGGATTTGAACCCATAACAGAAAGATAGACTTAGACTGGTCATAGCTGGAAGGCTCAAGGCTAACCTATAGCAGAAGATTAGAGTTAGCCCACAGCGGCAGGCTCCCATCTTCATCCCGGAAAAAATGACGTAGGGTGGCCCATTATGGTAATGGTGACACACTAACGCCTCCTTGGCTTCCTTAAAGGCATCCAGCTCCCGTTGTGACAGAGACTGGAAACTACCAATGTGACAGCCTGATCCGGTTGGGGTGGGCTTGGAAGAGGGACAGGACCAGCAGTGGCCAAGCCCAGCACCATGGTCACCAGACCCAGCAGGCACACTGTGGCCACGCTCAAGTCCCAAGAATCTCCTGAGCTGCATGGCTCTGCTTTTTAGGCCGGGCTACTGGTGCTATCCTGGACGAGTCCAAagcgagggggagggggaggtaaggGAAAGGAAATGTGTGCTTACCGGCACTGATGGGCAGAGCTAAACCCTGGGCCCTGGAAGTGATCAGGTGTGGGTGTGGCCAGgtcaagaaggaaagagaaactgaaccCAGTGTCAAGAGTCTGCAAACCTATCTCTCTCAGGCCACCAAAGCCTGGGGCTCCCAATTTAGattacatgggggggggggtagggagggattgaggaagaggggaagggaatgagggagagagggcGTGAGCTAGCAGAAGGCTTGAGGTCACAGGGGGACCGGGAGGTGGTGGGAGGTGGGTGCATGTGGAAGAGGCTGTCTGACTGAGGAGTTGTCTCGGTAATATTCCCATGAGTAATTTCTGCCGCGACTGTGAGGGTTATTTTTCAGATGTCATCTTGTTCGGGAGTAGCCTGGTAGCTGGAAAGGCTTCGTTTCTGGGTATTTGAAGATGTTTGGGAACAGTCGGGCCTGTGAGTCAGTGAGGTGTGCGAGGAGGGAGGAGCGTCCCGTAGAATGAGGGGCTGAGGAAGACAACGGGTAAGGACACTTACTGGCATagacttatatttttcaaaacctactttaataagggttcttaaaggctttaagggctggagagatggctcagcagttaagagcattgactgctcttccagaggtcctgagttcaattcccagcaaccacatggtggctcacaaccatctgtaatgggatctgatgccttcttctggtgtgtctgaagacagctacagtgtactcatcatatatataaaataaataaatttttttttttttttaaaaaaaggctttAACCTCCTTTATAGCCCACCAACTGAAGGTAGGGAAGGAAGATGGCTAACAGGACAAAGGGGGGCATGAGCCTGTTTAGACATAGTTCTTTGGGgcgattccaatcttcattgtcagcagtcaagtccactagcaaaacaccaaacagcAGCAGTGGctcgatccagaagaaaccaagaggctctgccaatcgCACGAGTCcactgaagcagcaagaagcagccggaacaccaccagaagttctttggtgtgtttctctctacaaagtcatgacaagtgaaaatcagagaagaaagcaaggcgaaccaatgcaaGTGTGTCATCAGCAAGGACCAACAAAGACGGCGCATTGTCCACTGTGTGTTGGGTGGTACTCACATTCTTTTCCAACGTCACATGTCCTTCCCAAGTGTCTGCTCCAGCGGAACATCACAAGCCCTTTcaccagacagcttccagaaaaccatcacatgacacagctgagtctccaaagaaaccagaaattcccacttcataCTGGTCTTGCCGAGGACCTGGCTTATCTAATGGTAGCTCATAAAGATCTGTAATTTCACTTCCAGAGTTTCTGATGCCCTTTTttggtctctgagggcaccaggcacaaatgtggtacaaatatacacatgcaaacactcatatactaaaaataaataaaaatttaaaaacagcaacaacaacaacaaaacccttctaGATCCTTTACTAAACACAGTGGTCCATCACTGGCTGCAGGCTGTTGAGGGGTGTGTGACTGTAACCTTTAAGGCTGTCTCTCAGAAGAAGCCTGGCCTTTATAATGGTTACCCCACTTTTCTGATGACCTCCTGGGGGTCCTTCTGCTGATGAGTAACAGGCTGAGGTGTGAACTGAATTCTCTGTGCCCACCTCACGGTGCATGCCTTTGAGAAATGGGACCAGAGCCTGGGCAGAGCTGAAGCTCGGTGTATAAGCCAGTGCTTATAATCCCGGTGTCCGGAAGCTCTCTCCACAGGCTGTGGGCATCTAATCCCCTGTCTGTAACTGTGACAGAGTAGCCACAGAGCCTATACTCGCAAGAGGATTGAATGTTTTGAGGGAGACTGAGCTGTATAACGAGACCATCTCCAAAAGCGAAGGAACAGAGATGGGCTGagaagacggctcagtgggtgaaagtgCTTGTCCCcaagcatcaggacctgagtCTCATCTCCGGGACCTTTATAAAAAGTCAGTATGGCTGGCAGTcctggtgtgtgcctttaatcccaccacttgagagagccagaggccagcctgatctactgagtgagttccaggacagccagggccacacagagaccctgtcttgaaaaacaaaacaaaacaaacaaaaaatttgagTACAGCATTGCATGCCTGTGATCGTTGAGCTGGGGAAGGCGGACAAAAAGATCCCTGGGGTTTGCTGGACAGTCGGTCTCACCAGTTGGGAAGCTTCAGATTGAGTGAGAGACCCGCAAAATAAAGTAAGTTAAAGAGCGACTGAGGAAGAAGACACCCGCTAacagctcacacacactcacactgacatacacactca
Proteins encoded in this region:
- the Ifnl1 gene encoding LOW QUALITY PROTEIN: interferon lambda-1 (The sequence of the model RefSeq protein was modified relative to this genomic sequence to represent the inferred CDS: inserted 1 base in 1 codon), with translation MGDALHKWVRTKAEDTKVCLLGLVTMVLGLATAGPVPXSKPTPTGSGCHIGSFQSLSQRELDAFKEAKEALEESLRKDIGCNTNPFPSAWDLGQQQVQERPKALQAEVALTLKVWENMTDSALATILGQPLRTLSHIHSQLQTCTQPQPTAEPRPPSRRLSRWLHRLQEAQSKETPGCLEASVTLNLFRLLTRDLKCVASGDQCVRD